The Sciurus carolinensis chromosome 18, mSciCar1.2, whole genome shotgun sequence genome contains a region encoding:
- the Vasn gene encoding vasorin: protein MRSRGPLPLPLLLLLLLAPGPRVQGCPSGCQCNQPQTVFCTARQGTTVPRDVPPDTAGLYVFENGITTLDAGSFAGLPGLQLLDLSQNQITSLPGGVFQPLTNLSNLDLTSNKLREITNETFRGLRRLERLYLGKNRIRHIQPGAFDALDRLLELKLQDNELRALPPLHLPRLLLLDLSHNHLPALEPGVLDTANVEALRLAGLGLQQLDEGLFGQLRNLHDLDVSDNQLERVPPVIRVLRGLTRLRLAGNTRIAQLRPEDLAGLAALQELDLSNLSLQALPSELAGLFPRLRLLAAARNPFNCVCPLSWFGPWVRDSHVTLASPEETRCHFPPKNAGRLLLELDYADFGCPATTTTATAPTTRPVVGEPTLLPSSLASTWLSLTEPATQAPSPPSTALPTKGPASRTQDCPASTCLNGGTCHLGQRQHLECLCPEGFAGLYCESRVGQGPPPSPTPHTPGPPQALPLGIEPVSPTSLRVGLQRYLQGSTVQLRSLRLTYRNLSGPDKRLVTLRLPASLTEYTVTQLRPNATYAICVTPLGAGRVPEGREACGEARTPPAVRSNHAPVTQAREGNLPLLIAPALAAVLLAALAAAGAAYCVRKGRAAAVAQGKGQVGPGAGPLELEGVKAPLEPGPKATEGGGEALPGGTECEVLLMGYPGPSLQGALPAKPYV from the coding sequence ATGCGCTCCAGGGGTCCTCTGCcactgcccctgctgctgctcctgctgctggctcCAGGGCCCAGGGTGCAGGGCTGCCCGTCTGGTTGCCAGTGCAACCAGCCACAGACGGTCTTCTGTACTGCCCGCCAAGGGACCACAGTGCCCAGGGACGTGCCGCCCGACACAGCAGGCCTGTACGTCTTTGAGAACGGCATCACCACGCTTGATGCAGGCAGCTTTGCCGGCCTGCCAGGCCTGCAGCTCCTGGACTTGTCACAGAACCAGATCACCAGCCTGCCTGGCGGCGTCTTCCAACCACtcaccaacctcagcaacctggATCTGACCTCCAACAAACTGCGCGAGATCACCAACGAGACCTTCCGTGGCCTGCGGCGCCTCGAGCGCCTCTACCTAGGCAAGAACCGCATCCGCCACATCCAGCCTGGAGCCTTCGATGCACTTGATCGCCTCCTGGAGCTCAAGCTGCAGGACAACGAGCTGCGGGCACTGCCCCCACTGCACCTGCCCCGCCTGCTGCTGCTTGACCTCAGCCACAACCACCTCCCGGCCCTAGAGCCCGGGGTCCTGGACACTGCCAATGTGGAGGCGCTGCGGCTGGCGGGCTTGGGGCTGCAGCAGCTGGACGAGGGGCTCTTTGGCCAACTGCGCAACCTGCACGACCTGGACGTGTCTGACAACCAACTGGAACGCGTTCCACCCGTGATCAGAGTCCTGCGGGGCCTGACACGACTGCGGCTGGCTGGCAACACCCGCATTGCCCAGCTGCGGCCCGAGGACCTGGCTGGCCTGGCCGCCCTGCAGGAGCTGGACCTGAGCAACCTGAGCCTGCAGGCCCTGCCAAGTGAACTCGCAGGCCTCTTCCCCCGCCTTAGACTCCTGGCGGCTGCCCGCAATCCCTTCAACTGTGTGTGCCCCTTGAGCTGGTTTGGCCCCTGGGTGCGTGACAGCCATGTCACGCTGGCCAGCCCTGAGGAGACACGCTGCCACTTTCCACCAAAGAATGCTGGCCGACTGCTCCTAGAGCTTGACTATGCTGACTTTGGCTGCCCggccaccaccaccactgccacgGCCCCCACCACACGGCCAGTGGTGGGAGAGCCCACGCTCTTACCTTCCAGCTTGGCTTCTACCTGGCTCAGTCTGACTGAGCCAGCCACTCAGGCCCCCAGCCCACCATCCACTGCTCTGCCAACCAAAGGGCCTGCCTCCCGGACCCAGGACTGCCCTGCATCTACATGCCTCAACGGGGGCACCTGCCACCTGGGGCAAAGGCAGCACCTGGAGTGCCTATGCCCTGAGGGCTTCGCAGGCCTGTACTGCGAGAGCAGAGTGGGGCAGGGGCCGCCACCCAGCCCCACGCCCCATACACCAGggcctccccaggccctgcccctcgGCATTGAGCCGGTGAGCCCCACCTCCCTGCGCGTGGGACTGCAGCGCTACCTGCAGGGCAGCACAGTGCAGCTCAGGAGCCTCCGCCTCACCTACCGCAACCTGTCAGGCCCTGACAAGCGGCTGGTGACTCTGCGGCTTCCCGCCTCACTCACAGAGTACACAGTCACCCAGCTGAGGCCCAACGCCACCTACGCCATCTGCGTCACACCATTGGGGGCTGGGCGGGTACCTGAAGGCAGGGAGGCCTGTGGGGAGGCCCGCACACCCCCTGCTGTGCGCTCCAACCACGCCCCAGTCACCCAGGCCCGTGAGGGCAACCTGCCACTCCTTATTGCACCTGCCCTGGCTGCTGTGCTCCTGGCTGCGCTGGCTGCTGCAGGGGCAGCCTACTGTGTGCGGAAGGGAAGGGCAGCAGCTGTGGCTCAGGGAAAGGGGCAGGTGGGACCAGGGGCAGGGCCCCTGGAGCTAGAGGGTGTCAAGGCCCCTTTGGAGCCAGGCCCCAAGGCAACTGAGGGTGGCGGGGAGGCCCTGCCAGGTGGGACTGAGTGCGAGGTGCTGCTCATGGGCTACCCGGGGCCCAGCCTCCAAGGTGCCCTCCCTGCAAAGCCTTATGTCTAA